The Deltaproteobacteria bacterium genome includes the window TCAGTCTCCCTACAGCGCGGGCATTTTCCACCATCCGGAAAACTTCATCCCGATCAATATCTTTTAAATTTGTGTTCTCCGCCTCCTGGTTTTCCCAACGTCGTTTACTGTGCGATCGTTCTTGGAGCAATTGATCGTACCGAGTTTGCTTCATTTGCCGGGTGGTATTTTTGACTCTCTCCCACGCTCGCCCATCATAAAGAAATGGCGCGTGATCCGAATTCTCCTCAACTCCCAAAGCGATAACTTCCAAACCGGATTTCACGGGTATCCGCTGAATATCGATCTGAGGCATCGGTTCAAACTTTTGGGTGGCCTCCGCAATCTCGCGGAGAGTTTTTTCCGAGACCTGTTGACCGATAATGGTGGCGTCAACTTTGACGCCAAAAAGCACCTTTCCGCCCTTGCCATTAAGAAAAGCGCAAATGGTCTGCAACCCCTCTTTAAGTTCGCCGGTCGTGGCCTTGAATTCCAGCGGGTAGCCTTCGCGCCTTGCTATAAGCTTCTTTAGTTGAGCCAGATTCATACTAGGGTTTTATAAGAAACACAGGGCAAAAACAATGATTATCTTTCTGAAGAAACATCAGGTCATTGGACGTGGAAGAATTCATTGCCGCTTTATCGAGGTGATAAAATCCTCTGCACACCCAGATAGATGTAAACAAACTTGTCGCGCAAATAGGAACCTGAACTTGCAATTTAATCCTCCAATCTCTTTGACCGTAGCGTGACCGACCACAGCGAATTCACCAGAATCACTGGAGTCGATGGAATTCATGGAACACCAAAAACAGCCCGGCAAATCAACAGAAAACGGGAAACCTACTTGACATTAGCGAGTTAGCATATACGCCATAAATAATTGGGAGCAGACCTGTCGCAAATAAACACGCGTCAACGTGAAAACCCTACAACTGGAAGAGGGGTGGGCCAGCGGCCGTAGCTCGTTTCAGTTGTTTTGATGTCTGCTCAATACGTCCTTGATCCTCCGCTCAAAATCTTCACGCAAAGGTTTGACGAGAAACTCGGCTCCGCCCGCTTTCATAAACTGTGTGACCAATCCGGGATGGGCGTAGGCGGTGATCATGATGCAGAGGACTTTCGGCCTGAAATACTTCATTTGCTCGAATGTTTGCATTCCATTCATGTTTTTCATCATGAAATCCAATAGCACAAGGTCAACATCCTTGGCTCGCAAAAGCTCTACGCCATTGGTCCCGTTCTCGGCTTCCAAAACATTAAACCCTTCCTTCTCAAGCCGTCGGTGAATAAAGGTGCGTGTCAAGGCGTGGTCGTCAACTATCAGTATGGTGGCCATGACTTAAATCTCCTTCTGGCAGGGGACTCGTTTTTTTGATTCTACCGGGTGGTCTTACTCCCCTCTCCCTAACCAATAGAAAATGCAATAATCGCGCCAAAATACCACGTTTTCACCTAACTCGGATTTCAAAATAAAATATTTAAAATTAAATAGATACCGGATCTGCCTGAATAACCTAAAACCGTCTTTGTTTGACGATTGTGTAGATTTGTGTGC containing:
- a CDS encoding response regulator, yielding MATILIVDDHALTRTFIHRRLEKEGFNVLEAENGTNGVELLRAKDVDLVLLDFMMKNMNGMQTFEQMKYFRPKVLCIMITAYAHPGLVTQFMKAGGAEFLVKPLREDFERRIKDVLSRHQNN